A genomic segment from Aegilops tauschii subsp. strangulata cultivar AL8/78 chromosome 1, Aet v6.0, whole genome shotgun sequence encodes:
- the LOC109747493 gene encoding L-ascorbate oxidase homolog, with protein sequence MTTTMTMRGTEAGGVLLLALLLLSTTVARAEDPYVFMEWHVTYGTKNIVGTPQKVILINGEFPGPRINCSSNNNIVINVFNQLDQPLLFTWNGIQHRKNSWQDGLPGTNCPVAPGTNYTYHWQPKDQIGTFFYFPSIGMQRVVGGFGLISVLSRLLIPVPYDPPADDLQVLIGDWFTKDHAVMASLLDAGRNFGRPAGVLINGRGGKEAANPPMFTWEAAKTYQLRICNVGIKTSLNFRIQGHDMKLVEMDGSHTVQGMYESLDVHVGQCMAVLVDADQKPADYLMVASTRFMAGPSSVSAVIRYAGSNTPPAANVPEPPAGWAWSINQWRSFRWNLTASAARPNPQGSYHYGQINITRTIKLMVTRGHVEGKLKYGFNGVSHVDGDTPLKLAEYFNVSDQVFKYNQMGDEPPAVNGPMHVVPNVITAEFRTFIEVVFENPEKSMESMHIDGYAFFAVGMGPGKWTAAERKTYNLLDAVSRHTIQVYPRSWSAVMLTFDNAGMWNVRSNLWERHYLGEQLYMSVVSPARSLRDEYNMPENALRCGKVVGLSMPPSYLPA encoded by the exons atgacgacgacgatgacaaTGCGCGGGACGGAGGCGGGGGGCGTCCTCCTGCtggcgctgctgctgctctccacGACGGTGGCCCGGGCCGAGGACCCGTACGTGTTCATGGAGTGGCACGTGACGTACGGGACCAAGAACATCGTGGGCACGCCGCAGAAGGTGATCCTCATCAACGGCGAGTTCCCGGGCCCCCGGATCAACTGCTCCTCCAACAACAACATCGTCATCAACGTCTTCAACCAGCTGGACCAGCCGCTCCTCTTCACCTGGAACGGCATCCAGCACCGCAAGAACTCGTGGCAGGACGGCCTCCCGGGCACCAACTGCCCCGTCGCCCCCGGCACCAACTACACCTACCACTGGCAGCCCAAGGACCAGATCGGCACCTTCTTCTACTTCCCCTCCATCGGCATGCAGCGCGTCGTCGGCGGCTTCGGCCTCATCAGCGTCCTCAGCCGCCTCCTCATCCCGGTCCCCTACGACCCGCCCGCCGACGACCTGCAGGTCCTCATCGGCGACTGGTTCACCAAGGACCACGCCGTCATGGCCAGCCTCCTCGACGCAGGCCGCAACTTCGGCCGCCCCGCGGGCGTGCTCATCAACGGCAGGGGCGGCAAGGAGGCGGCCAACCCGCCCATGTTCACCTGGGAGGCCGCCAAGACGTACCAGCTCCGCATCTGCAACGTCGGCATCAAGACGTCGCTCAACTTCCGCATCCAGGGCCACGACATGAAGCTCGTGGAGATGGACGGCTCCCACACGGTGCAGGGCATGTACGAGTCGCTCGACGTGCACGTGGGCCAGTGCATGGCCGTCCTCGTCGACGCCGACCAGAAGCCCGCGGACTACCTCATGGTGGCCTCCACCAGGTTCATGGCCGGCCCCAGCTCCGTCTCCGCCGTCATCCGCTACGCCGGCTCCAACACCCCGCCGGCGGCTAACGTCCCGGAGccgccggccggctgggcctggtcGATCAACCAGTGGAGGTCCTTCCGGTGGAACCTGACGGCCAGCGCGGCGCGTCCCAACCCGCAGGGATCCTACCACTATGGCCAGATCAACATCACCCGCACCATCAAGCTCATGGTCACCCGCGGCCACGTCGAGGGCAAGCTAAAGTACGGCTTCAACGGCGTGTCACACGTGGACGGCGACACACCCCTGAAGCTCGCCGAGTACTTCAACGTCAGCGACCAGGTGTTCAAGTACAACCAGATGGGCGACGAACCCCCTGCCGTGAACGGCCCCATGCACGTCGTGCCCAACGTCATCACCGCCGAGTTCCGCACCTTCATCGAGGTCGTCTTCGAGAACCCCGAGAAGAGCATGGAGTCCATGCACATCGACGGCTACGCCTTCTTCGCCGTCGG GATGGGGCCGGGGAAGTGGACGGCGGCGGAGAGGAAGACGTACAACCTGCTGGACGCGGTGAGCAGGCACACGATCCAGGTGTACCCGCGGTCGTGGTCGGCGGTGATGCTGACGTTCGACAACGCGGGGATGTGGAACGTGAGGTCCAACCTGTGGGAGAGGCACTACCTCGGGGAGCAGCTCTACATGAGCGTCGTCTCGCCGGCGAGGTCGCTGCGCGACGAGTACAACATGCCAGAGAACGCCCTCCGCTGCGGCAAGGTCGTCGGCCTGTCGATGCCGCCGTCCTACCTCCCCGCCTGA
- the LOC109747491 gene encoding protein FAR1-RELATED SEQUENCE 5-like, translating into MAKFSSSAPGSMPYIPADVTNLKAKYRRESRLADTEDTIAYFEEKAKGDADFFFRIRLVDEDHVRNMYWVDGAARRAYKHLRDCILFDVTYLTNMYKMPRAPFIGINNHNQSLQFGCGLVRNEDTDGYTWLFKTFLKCMGGLALMNIITYQDFSMRAGIEEVFPLAVHRHCRCHIIKKAEETLGPFFDDRPELHKTFELCVDHSLTVEEIERSWTAMIETYQVQDNETLTSLWEKRMYWVPAYFMQCFFPFLETTQCSEGFNAVLKWYVSPSNSLLQFAKQYTTLQQKILGSEL; encoded by the coding sequence ATGGCTAAATTTTCTAGCTCCGCCCCTGGTAGCATGCCCTACATACCAGCAGACGTCACAAACCTAAAGGCAAAGTACCGTAGAGAGAGCAGGTTGGCTGACACAGAAGACACGATAGCCTACTTCGAAGAGAAAGCAAAAGGAGATGCTGATTTCTTCTTCAGGATAAGATTGGTCGATGAGGACCATGTCAGAAACATGTATTGGGTAGATGGTGCTGCAAGAAGAGCCTACAAACATTTACGTGATTGCATTTTGTTCGACGTGACATATCTCACTAATATGTACAAGATGCCCCGCGCTCCATTCATAGGAATAAATAACCACAATCAGTCATTGCAGTTCGGTTGCGGCCTCGTTCGGAACGAAGATACGGATGGTTACACTTGGTTGTTCAAAACCTTCTTAAAGTGCATGGGTGGACTCGCTCTGATGAACATAATAACATACCAGGATTTTAGCATGCGTGCAGGCATAGAGGAGGTCTTTCCATTGGCAGTGCACAGGCACTGCAGGTGTCATATTATTAAGAAGGCTGAGGAGACGCTAGGACCATTCTTTGATGACCGTCCAGAGCTGCACAAGACATTCGAGTTGTGCGTGGACCACAGCTTAACGGTGGAGGAGATTGAACGGAGCTGGACGGCTATGATTGAAACATACCAAGTCCAAGACAACGAGACACTTACTAGCCTGTGGGAGAAGCGAATGTACTGGGTGCCGGCCTACTTCATGCAGTGCTTCTTCCCATTTCTGGAGACTACGCAGTGCAGCGAGGGGTTCAATGCTGTTTTGAAGTGGTACGTGAGCCCTAGCAACTCATTGCTGCAGTTTGCCAAGCAATACACAACTTTGCAACAGAAAATACTGGGATCTGAGCTATAA